A window of the Streptomyces luomodiensis genome harbors these coding sequences:
- a CDS encoding DivIVA domain-containing protein → MPLTPEDVRNKQFTTVRLREGYDEDEVDAFLDEVEAELTRLLRENEDLRAKLAAATRAAAQSQQQGMRKPPEQQERPGAPVPAAISGPQPVPPGQQQQMGGPPQLPGGAPQLPAGPMGQNGPGPMQQGGPGPMGQNGPMGQNGPMGQNGPMGPGGPMGGPMGGPGGPGGPGGPGGPQLPQPGQGPGGDSAARVLSLAQQTADQAIAEARSEANKIVGEARSRAEGLERDARAKADALERDAQEKHRVAMGSLESARATLERKVEDLRGFEREYRTRLKSYLESQLRQLENQADDSLAPPRTPATASLPPSPSMSGSMASAGAGTMGGHTMGGNQSMGGHGQNGGAPSYGGQQQMSPAMTQPMAPVRPQSPQPMQQAPSPMRGFLIDEDDN, encoded by the coding sequence ATGCCGTTGACCCCCGAGGACGTGCGGAACAAGCAGTTCACGACCGTCCGCCTCCGAGAAGGCTATGACGAGGACGAGGTCGATGCCTTCCTCGACGAGGTCGAAGCCGAACTGACCCGGCTGTTGCGGGAGAACGAGGACCTGCGCGCCAAGCTGGCCGCCGCGACGCGTGCCGCCGCCCAGAGTCAGCAACAAGGCATGCGCAAGCCTCCCGAACAGCAGGAGAGGCCAGGCGCACCCGTGCCCGCCGCCATATCGGGACCGCAGCCGGTGCCGCCCGGCCAGCAGCAGCAGATGGGTGGGCCGCCCCAACTCCCGGGCGGTGCCCCGCAGCTGCCGGCCGGTCCGATGGGCCAGAACGGCCCCGGACCGATGCAGCAGGGCGGTCCCGGCCCGATGGGCCAGAACGGTCCGATGGGTCAGAACGGTCCCATGGGTCAGAACGGCCCGATGGGTCCCGGCGGTCCCATGGGTGGCCCGATGGGCGGTCCCGGTGGCCCCGGCGGTCCTGGCGGCCCCGGTGGTCCGCAGCTGCCGCAGCCGGGGCAGGGTCCGGGCGGCGACAGCGCCGCGCGCGTGCTCTCGCTCGCGCAGCAGACCGCTGACCAGGCGATCGCGGAGGCCCGTTCCGAGGCCAACAAGATCGTCGGCGAGGCCCGCAGCCGCGCCGAGGGCCTGGAGCGGGACGCCCGCGCCAAGGCCGACGCGCTGGAGCGGGACGCGCAGGAGAAGCACCGTGTGGCGATGGGCTCCCTGGAGTCCGCCCGTGCCACGCTCGAGCGCAAGGTCGAGGATCTGCGCGGCTTCGAGCGCGAGTACCGCACGCGGCTGAAGTCGTACCTGGAGAGCCAGCTGCGCCAGCTGGAGAACCAGGCCGACGACTCGCTCGCCCCGCCGCGTACCCCGGCGACCGCCTCGCTGCCGCCGTCCCCCTCGATGAGCGGCTCCATGGCCTCGGCCGGCGCCGGCACCATGGGCGGCCACACCATGGGCGGCAACCAGTCCATGGGCGGCCACGGTCAGAACGGCGGAGCGCCGTCCTACGGCGGACAGCAGCAGATGTCTCCCGCGATGACCCAGCCGATGGCACCGGTGCGGCCGCAGAGCCCGCAGCCGATGCAGCAGGCGCCGAGCCCGATGCGGGGCTTCCTCATCGACGAGGACGACAACTGA
- a CDS encoding YggT family protein: MGIALQVIYIALYCFLIVLIFRLVMDYVFQFARSWQPGRAMVVLLEATYTVTDPPLKLLRRFIPPLRLGGVALDLSFFVLMIIVWILITVVSNFASRV, encoded by the coding sequence ATGGGCATCGCACTACAGGTGATCTACATCGCGCTCTACTGCTTCCTGATCGTGCTGATCTTCCGGCTGGTTATGGACTATGTCTTCCAGTTCGCGCGCTCGTGGCAACCCGGTCGAGCGATGGTGGTCCTCCTCGAGGCCACCTACACTGTGACCGATCCGCCACTCAAGCTTCTGCGGCGGTTCATCCCGCCGCTGCGTCTCGGGGGTGTGGCGCTCGACCTGTCCTTCTTCGTGCTGATGATCATCGTCTGGATCCTGATCACCGTCGTGAGCAATTTTGCGAGCAGGGTGTGA
- a CDS encoding cell division protein SepF, giving the protein MAGAMRKMAVYLGLVEDDGYDGRGFDPDDEFEPEPEPERDRRRHQVVETEPRPERGESVRVVHPPAQREPAPLAVETGRPARIAPVASITPERQNLEKNAPVIMPKVVSEREPYRITTLHPRTYNEARTIGEHFREGTPVIMNLTEMDDTDAKRLVDFAAGLVFGLHGSIERVTQKVFLLSPANVDVTAEDKARIAEGGFFNQS; this is encoded by the coding sequence ATGGCCGGCGCGATGCGCAAGATGGCGGTCTACCTCGGCCTCGTGGAGGACGATGGGTACGACGGCCGGGGATTCGACCCCGACGACGAGTTCGAGCCCGAGCCGGAGCCCGAGCGGGACCGTCGGCGACATCAGGTAGTGGAGACCGAACCACGGCCGGAAAGGGGCGAATCCGTGCGAGTCGTCCATCCTCCCGCGCAGCGTGAACCGGCTCCCCTTGCGGTAGAAACCGGGCGACCCGCGCGAATTGCCCCCGTGGCGTCCATCACACCTGAACGTCAGAACTTGGAGAAGAACGCGCCCGTGATCATGCCCAAGGTTGTGTCCGAGCGGGAGCCGTACCGCATCACCACACTCCACCCCCGGACCTACAACGAGGCCCGTACTATCGGGGAACACTTCCGTGAGGGCACTCCCGTGATCATGAATCTGACGGAGATGGACGACACGGATGCGAAGCGACTTGTCGACTTTGCCGCCGGTCTGGTGTTCGGCCTCCATGGCAGCATTGAGCGGGTGACGCAGAAGGTGTTCCTGTTGTCTCCTGCTAACGTCGATGTCACGGCGGAGGACAAGGCCCGTATCGCAGAGGGCGGGTTCTTCAACCAGAGCTGA
- a CDS encoding YggS family pyridoxal phosphate-dependent enzyme, whose protein sequence is MTDRKAELAANLARVEERISAACATAGRKREEVTRIVVTKTYPASDVRLLAELGVRHVAENRDQEAAPKAAECADLPLIWHFVGQLQTNKVRSVSSYADVVQSVDRKRLVDALSRAAVGAARELGVLIQVALDADSDERGGRGGVGPDGVARLADSVAEAEGLRLDGLMTVAPLTGPYEGRPRAAFDRLMEISSRLRVAHPAATMVSAGMSSDLEEAVAAGATHVRVGTAVLGVRPRLR, encoded by the coding sequence GTGACGGATCGCAAGGCGGAACTGGCCGCCAATCTGGCCCGGGTGGAGGAACGTATCTCTGCTGCCTGTGCCACGGCCGGTCGCAAGCGCGAAGAGGTGACCCGGATCGTGGTCACCAAGACCTATCCGGCGAGCGATGTCCGTTTGCTCGCGGAACTCGGCGTACGGCATGTCGCCGAGAACCGCGATCAGGAAGCAGCTCCCAAAGCTGCGGAATGCGCGGATTTGCCACTGATCTGGCACTTTGTCGGACAGTTGCAGACCAATAAGGTTCGTTCGGTATCGAGTTATGCCGATGTGGTGCAATCTGTCGATCGTAAGCGATTGGTTGACGCGCTCTCCCGTGCGGCCGTGGGGGCCGCACGGGAGCTGGGCGTCCTGATTCAGGTCGCGCTCGACGCGGACTCCGACGAACGGGGAGGGCGCGGAGGTGTCGGACCGGACGGAGTGGCACGGCTCGCCGATTCCGTGGCCGAGGCCGAAGGGCTGCGGCTCGACGGTCTGATGACCGTCGCCCCGCTGACGGGTCCTTATGAAGGGCGGCCGCGGGCGGCGTTCGACCGGCTGATGGAAATCTCGTCCCGCCTGCGCGTGGCCCATCCGGCTGCCACCATGGTTTCGGCGGGGATGAGCTCGGACCTCGAGGAAGCGGTGGCGGCGGGGGCGACACATGTGCGCGTCGGCACTGCGGTACTCGGAGTCCGACCCAGGCTCCGGTAA
- the pgeF gene encoding peptidoglycan editing factor PgeF, whose protein sequence is MIAQQHDASGAHFAFTDRWGGVSAAPYDELNLGGAVGDAPQAVRANRELAAKAMGLDPAAVVWMNQVHGRDVAVVDGPWADGEIPAVDAVVTRRQGLALAVLTADCTPVLLADPVAGIIGAAHAGRPGLVAGVVPAVVEAMTEQGAEPARIVARIGPAVCGRCYEVPADMRADVAATVPEAWAETSWGTPAVDVVAGVRAQLARSGVRMDEADGESHICTLESADHFSYRRERITGRLASYVWLAG, encoded by the coding sequence GTGATAGCGCAACAGCACGACGCGAGCGGCGCGCACTTCGCCTTCACCGACCGGTGGGGCGGGGTGAGCGCCGCTCCGTATGACGAGCTCAACCTCGGCGGGGCGGTCGGCGACGCCCCCCAGGCCGTACGGGCCAACCGGGAACTGGCCGCCAAGGCGATGGGCCTGGACCCGGCGGCGGTCGTATGGATGAACCAGGTGCACGGCCGGGACGTCGCGGTGGTCGACGGACCGTGGGCCGACGGGGAGATCCCGGCGGTGGACGCGGTGGTGACCCGGCGTCAAGGTCTCGCCCTGGCCGTCCTCACCGCCGACTGCACCCCGGTGCTGCTGGCCGATCCGGTGGCCGGGATCATCGGCGCCGCCCACGCCGGCCGGCCGGGTCTGGTCGCCGGAGTGGTCCCGGCGGTGGTGGAGGCGATGACCGAACAGGGCGCTGAGCCTGCCCGGATCGTCGCCCGTATCGGCCCCGCGGTGTGCGGCCGCTGCTACGAGGTTCCCGCGGACATGCGCGCCGATGTCGCCGCGACGGTGCCCGAGGCATGGGCCGAAACCAGCTGGGGTACCCCGGCGGTGGACGTGGTGGCCGGTGTCCGGGCCCAACTGGCCCGGTCCGGTGTGCGGATGGACGAGGCGGATGGAGAATCTCACATCTGCACCCTGGAGTCGGCGGACCACTTCTCGTACCGGCGCGAGCGCATCACGGGGCGGCTCGCGAGCTATGTCTGGTTGGCCGGCTGA